A part of Deltaproteobacteria bacterium genomic DNA contains:
- a CDS encoding cytochrome c → MKYISTVVIVLALMGLGAIIYAWSGAYNIAATEPHWDMTASFIELLRDRSIAVHSSDIQAPNLDDPKLKEVGVLHYHEMCRLCHGAPGYRREEFAEGLYPSPPSMTSGSLQSELGKAEIYWIVRHGVKLTGMPAFGPTHTEEQLWGLVAFVEDVPRTAPEQYRQMVMKEGGMGPGHGHGETSEEETQVHGHSEPSDHGKAEEQRQ, encoded by the coding sequence GTGAAATACATTTCGACCGTTGTCATCGTTTTAGCTCTCATGGGACTGGGAGCCATCATATATGCCTGGTCGGGCGCCTACAACATCGCTGCGACGGAGCCTCATTGGGACATGACGGCATCCTTTATCGAACTCCTGCGGGATCGCTCCATAGCTGTGCATAGCAGCGATATCCAGGCCCCGAATCTGGATGATCCAAAGCTCAAGGAAGTCGGAGTTCTTCACTACCACGAGATGTGCCGTCTTTGCCATGGAGCCCCGGGATACCGGCGTGAGGAGTTTGCGGAAGGTCTCTATCCTTCGCCGCCGAGCATGACCTCCGGAAGCCTTCAGAGTGAGCTCGGCAAGGCTGAAATCTACTGGATCGTCCGTCACGGCGTCAAACTGACGGGTATGCCCGCTTTCGGGCCAACCCACACGGAGGAGCAATTGTGGGGCCTCGTGGCCTTCGTAGAAGACGTACCCCGGACAGCCCCCGAACAATACCGGCAAATGGTCATGAAGGAAGGCGGGATGGGGCCGGGACACGGACACGGGGAGACGAGCGAAGAAGAAACTCAGGTTCACGGTCACTCTGAACCGTCAGATCATGGGAAAGCGGAAGAACAGCGTCAATAG